The following nucleotide sequence is from Corylus avellana chromosome ca7, CavTom2PMs-1.0.
CTTTGCTTATCAAATATGGTGTGAATTTGGTAAATCTAGCATGTACGAATGCTTGTGATCCATCACTTGTTATATTGCATAAGATCAAGCATGATTTTAGTAAATTTAATGATCatgtttaacatgttttaacCCATCTTGCTGATAGAACTGCACTATATGCTGAAGTATCCACTGAACTTGACTTATCCcactttatatttttatctcactgCAATTTTAGGTCATTGTTCTTTTCAATCTTATGCAAAATGAGTTAAGTGATATTCTTTTACATCTCAGATTGTCATTCGTGCTTAATATGCCATAAATCTCCAAAGTTTCATTGCTTGTGCTGTCCAAACTCCGTATGCCAACATTGCATCGGTGCTGCTGAGTTTGCACCTGCTAGTGGGAAGAATGGATTCTGCTGTGAGTGTTTGAAGCTTGTTCTACTTGCAGAAGAAAACATCGAATATGACTCTGATGGGGTATGTGCAGTAATCTTACGAGCTTAGTATGAAAGATACAGGTTTCTGCTTGAATGCATTATTTTTCATTCCTAAAATGGGGGTTTTGGATCCTGATACTCTGTAGAGAATATGACCCCGCCAACTTTTTAGAAGTTTACAAGAATGGGGCACTTAACTTTCAAATTGGTGTCTATGTTTTAGGGGCATGCGCAGTTGATTCGGTTTGGTGTTTAGGAGAAAATGCACACCAAACCAACCTAGTCAGTTTGTggatcaaaaaaataaaagaaaaaagagcaattGACTTATGGATATGAGTAACTTCATCGTATTGAGGATGTATTGGTCGTTCGGTTTTGGTGTGGGTTACTCGGTGAGAAATTGAGGGGGAGAATTGAGAGCATGCTGGGTGGCATAGTGACTGGTTGAGTGCAATGCTGTTGCTAGGGGCGGCTTAATATAAATTGGGGCCTAAGGTGAACCGTTTAGACGAGACCTATTTAATTTCAATATAgtgatataataaaattttatatcatACAAAATATAACAAAGTTATCTAAAAAAATccttcttcttgctttttgatATGCAaaaataccaattaaatttATGTATTCAAGTTTCTtgaatatatcatttttaatgGAGAATATGAtaattcatttaatattttttgtgacATAGTCGATCGTAAATAGGATTGTATCAATTTTAGTTTAACAATTCTTTCTACAGAAGCAACTTTTGTGGGTATTATCAATAATATTCTATAAGTAATGTGTGCATTTGAAAAtgagtataattttttttttatttttttatttatttttatatatatatatatatatatatatatatatatatatatatatataggccagTGTTTCAAGTGGAATATTTGTTCCTATTTCACATGGCAAAGATGGCTTTTACCTTCTCTTGATTTTACCTATTTTTGTCTTAGCAAAATTCCTTTTAGACAGCAAGATGCCGCACTTGGTAATCGTCTCCTGATTTTTTTCTAAATCAATTTGGCCATTATAGATGCCTTTCTTCCTTGAGATTCATTTAATcctatattttttccttaattacaCGCTGAACATTGACAAGCAAAATAGCAAAAGAGATTTAAGGTATGTTATGATCTAACCTTATAAGATAATTAACTTTCAGTTGCCATCATTAAATTAAAGATGCTAGTTTTAGGGGATTTTATTTCTTTAGGGTGCATTTTAATGCTATTTTTTAAGGTGCTTTATTTCTTAAGGGGCTGTTGATGCTATTTTATTGGGGGGCCTTGTTTCTTGGGAGGCCTAAGACAACCCTCCTTAATTGCCCAGCCCTCTATCTGGCCTGACTATTGCTGAGTGAGTGAGTTGCTGAGAGAGACTTCATAGCATAGCGTTTAGATAGTTAAGCAAAGGGTTCACTGTTATATGAGAAAGGTGACAAAATCCTTGGTAGGTCACTAAGTAGAGTTGATTGAATTTGTGGTTATGTTTCTtgatctttattcttttttggaTCAAATGAGCATACAATTATGTTaacttttgtttcttcttcaacTGTATGGTTGTTTGATTTTCAGGGCAAGATAGACTTTAAAGACAGAGATACATATGAGGGCCTGTTCAAGGAATATTGGGAAAtcataaaggaaaaagaaggccTGACTTTGGATGATGTCTATACTGCGAAAGCCAAGATGAAGAAGGGTGAAAATTCCTGGAGTTGTTCTGGTTCCATGGTGTTGGGTGGTGATGAAAAAGACGATGAACTCATAATATCTGATTGTGATTTGGATGATATGGAAGAATATAAGCCATTGCGGAAACAGAGGTGGTCCAAGGCACAGAATTTTATAGGTTGGGGATCAAAACCTCTCATTGCATTCCTCAAATCCCTTGGGAAAGACATAACCAAACGGTTATCACAATATGAGGTTGATTGTATGATTGCTGAATACATTCGAGAAAACAACCTTGGAGACCcagaaaataagaagagggtTGTCTGTGATGAAAAGCTGCACTCTCTTTTCAGAAAGAAATCAGTATTTAAGAACCGGATATATAAGCTTTTGGATACCCATTTTGCTGAGAATTTGGTGCAATTAGAGGAGgaatttgaggataaagataaaAGCAGTTTGATagacaaaaatgaaaatcttgAGGTATTATGTAAGAAACAGAGAACGTTGAGCACGGATAAAAAGTCTCCAGAAGTTGAAGTTGAAAGTATTGTCCAACCGACCGGTTATGCATCTATAGTTGCCGAGAACATAAATCTTGTCTACTTAAGGAGAAGCTTAGTGGAGGAGTTATTGAAGCATCATGaaagttttgaaggaaaagtaGTTGGAAGTTTTGTAAAAGTCAAAACAGACACCCGAGATTATCTGCAGAAAACTTCTCACCAGCTTTTGCAAATTGCAGGTAATTGTTACAAGGCAAAATGACTGCTAGCattgtgttaattttttagattaTAGAGATTATATTAATTTGGATTCTTTATGAAATAGAGCATGTTGCACTAACATGAACCAAGAGTAATGTTGTTTGGTAGATTGCTACATGATTATCATACGACTGGAAAAACGTGGCAGTGAAAATCAGcccttaatttttatgtttttttacaGGTGCTATTCCAAAGACTGATATTCATTGCaacatcatcaagttgtatggcAGTCGTATAGTAATCTACGAAATAACATTAATCATGATCTTCAATaactaataatgttttttttttttttttcctccaattGCTTTTACCCTGTAGGCATAAAAGAAACCTCATCATCTGGTAAAATCCATAGTGAAATTCTCCTGCAAGCTTCCAGTGTACCAGCAGACATTTGCATTTCCATGCTGTCTGATTCTGACATCACTGAGGTAACTAAAATTATTTGGGAGGTTTCTCATTTTAAATGATGAAgcaaaaactttttaaaatattgatcAATTCAAAATGAGCTCAATTGATGATTTTTGTGGTATCAATCATGAGAATATATTAGGAATGGCCATTTGTGTATTCTAAAATCTGTTCCATTGCACAGTTATTTCTGGCATTAAATAGAGTATCAAGTTTGGAATATGGTCCCTTCATTGCAAATACCCTCCACAATATTTGTGTTACTAACTGTGTAGTGTTGTATGCAGGAGGAATGTGAAGATCTGCGGCAAAAAGTGAATAGTGGCCTGCTCAAAAAACCTACTGTCGTATGTAGTAATGACTAGTGCATATGTTGATATGACCGTTCTACCTGTTTAAcatatgctttttattttattttattaagtagTCTTTGCAAAGATTCTTACGTGAAAAGGTTACAAAAGAAACACCAAGAAATGATTTATCCGGAAGGGCGAATTTCTTCTAAAGAACATTGTAGAAAATTCCTCTGCATGGTTATTCTACTGTGAAGTGAATTTTAAAGTACTTAGCTAGAATAAAATTGCATCTACTGAAACTGTCTTTAGTAGTCTTCTTGGCATAGTTTCTGAAGGTCTTGATGCCTTTTCCAATGAGAAAGAACTTTGTATATACTGAAAAATGTTATGGTTCCTTTTGAAACCACGTCATGGAAAAAGGGGTTATTTTTAGATGAGAAAAGTTATGAGAAGTCATCTTTATTCTCACAACATATGTTTTGCAACGACTTAGATATGATGGGAATTTCTTCcgtctcttttttttcttcaaaagccAAAGAACCACCTCCTTTTTTGCCTGAACTTACTTCCTCAATCATATCCTTAAAAGGAAATATTCAGTCATAACGCTTCAAAGTCAATAAGAATTTGTTACTCTCTTTTTAGCTCCTAATCTCAACTTGGAACTATGTCAAAATGAAGGTAAATATCCACACCCATCACAGAAATAATCATGACGGTATTAAGTTGTGCACAAGTTAATTatcaagccaaaaaaaaagtccaaagcTGATGACTTTGTGGATCTTGCCAGACAATTTTAGAATTTGTGGATGCCTTTTAATGCTGAGACTGTCTTTGTGGTTATCATCTCATAATATTTTTCCTGTTGTGATTCTCATATAGTCATTATTCTGAGTAAATTCTATAATTCACAAGGATCCTCAATCAGAAATTCATCCAAAGGATTGAAGCAAGCTTTAATTATGTTTGCCTCAATCATTGTTAGACAGAATCCTGGAAGATTCTGTCTTCTAGGTCCTTCCGTTGTATTACTCTTTAACTAGATTAGCATTAAGATAATGTATTTACTAGTTCTCTTCACTGGTTCACCACGGGGGCTTTGTTTGTATTTCTTGACATAGTCTAGAAAGCTCTTCTATCAGAAATTTGTTATGCATCTCACTTTACAGCTGCTAGATGATTGTCAAATGTTCTGGTCATCTTTCTTTGTTGCTCTGCCTTCAATgcattaatgatattaatatgGTGAATCAAAATCTGAACCAGAATATGTTGTTTTACAGGTGGAGCTTGAAGATAAGGCCAGAATTCTGCACGCAGATATCACAAAGCATGTATGTTATCTGATTCAATTCTCATAGTAAAAATACATTGTGGTTCGTCTAGGCTAAAATACATTTATGCttgaataaattttgaattgttaCCAATTTGGTGGTTCCAATTCGAGCAATGCCAATCCTGaagttttcatttgtttttaatttattgccTCAATACGATACTGTACGTTATAACTGTTAAACATCACATGAATTACACCTGACTGAAATGACATGATATTGGTGCAAATAGTTAAtaagaaagtaaaaaagatTAGAAGAACAGAaataaaccaagaaaaaaaatccattctttgtacttctaattatttttcctttctctttttgattATTCAAATGATCTTTATCACGTTATCATGTTGTGCCagattttctcttttgaaaacTCAAATGAATGTAAACATGCCAATGCTACGTCATTTTATATTCATGGGCGGGGTCACATGACCTTTTAATGTGTCCATGGTTAATGGTGTTAAACAAAGGacataattgaaaataaattgaaacttCAGGATTGACATTACCAAATTAAAACTTCAGGAAACCAAATTTACAACCTGAACTTTGGAGGaacaaatatctattttaccaTAATGATTTGCTATATAGCTTCCCTTGTACTTACCATTAAAAAGTAGCTGTAATCATTAAAAGTTTATCTTTAGGATTCAAGCAGTTGCATACACGAAGTTAGTGCATTGGAAGCCAATGaacttttattcaaatgatACCTTCCCTTCCTATGTAAAGGAATGGTCGGCGGGATTGTGAGTTTAAGACATTGAGTTTGTATGGCTGTCTAAATTAAAGTTCTTGGATTGGAATGAAGGCTTGCTCCTGGGAAAttacaagaagaaagaagaaaagaataattGTGTAGATATAGTATGAAATAATCTTAACGACCCATATGGCGCTCTCTGCCCTATTGTTATGTTGCAAAAGTTCTGAAATTGGTTAGCAATTTGGTGGTCAAAAGTATGCAAGTCTTGGAAGAGGGTCCCTAAAACATGTACTGGAGAGAAAGGGAAAAGTATACTTCAGCTTAGTAAATCTTTAGTCATTGTTGATGATGCTCATGACAAACAAATCGGTTGCTTCTATAGTTTTATCTAACGCAATTGGAAACAGTTTATCTATACAACATTGTTATAGCGCTCAAAATGTTCCATCTTTTacatgtatgtgtttatttatttatgtagtTTTTTGATTTGGCGTCTTCtactcttttcaaaacaatttgTTTTACTGCTTGCTCTTCATTTTCTGATCCTTATGCATTTTACGCACATTTTTTTAGAGGATTGAGAGAGAGCTGGTTGCATTACAAAATCACATTGATCGGGCGAATGAGAAGGGCAGGAGAAGAGAATATCCTTCCATGGTTTATGATCTGTAAAATAGAGTGAGGATTGCTATCACATGCCAAATTTTGCTTATACAGGATTCTAATTCCATTAACTACTTTCCTACGCAAGGTGAAATCTTCCAAAATTTCATGAAACAAAACCAAGACtttcaaattacaattatttGTCTTGAACTATCATATTCCTATCTGTATATTTGTGTGGTCATGTTAACTGGAATGAACTTGGGGGGATGGCTTTTTAAGATATTAAACTATTACTGTTCATATATCATTTCTACCCACTTGTTTTGCTCTGTGTCTGTGTTTTGTCATGCCATGTGAATCTCTGTAGCTGTGGACCTTAACAAGCTATGTGTGAAACATTATCTCAATTTCTAGACCTAAGAGAATTGCTCAAAACGCCCTCAGAGCAGGAAAGATTGTTAAATCAGGCGCCAAAGGTTGTTGCAGAGGTTGTCGAGCTCAAAGCTGCTTCGAGAGATTTGGATGCCGACATGGAAAGAAGTCCTTGCTCACCACAATCGATCCTTGTGTGGAATCCCAAAACTCCTACTacttaaattgaaaaattaaagtTGGTGATAGAAATTTTGTTAATAGGGTTTTAGTCAGGGCAAGTTGACTACTAAAGTTGaagatggttttttgttttaattatcaTTAGCAACTCAGATTACATATTCAAGTTTGTGCAAAATACAATGTTACAGACACAGTTAAGCTTGTTAGCTTGTTATCttaatcttttccatttttggAGGATGTCTTTCCAACTTTGTTGTCTTGTTCTTTCTCTTGTATGGTGACCAtaagttattatatatataaatatacgtGGCTATTTGAGTAACTACtactaatatattatatataactatagtataaatatatgacATGTAAGTATGTAAGGCATATTATACAATATAGTATATAACTATAGTATGTAGGTAACGTAAGTAGCAAGTCTAGTATTCTATGTATAATAGTATTAACTATTTAGTTAACACTTAACTATAGTTAGTAACTTAGTATTTACTTCATCATTCCGGCCTCCTCTTCTTGGGAAGCTCAAAATATCAACCAAAGTGCATACTTGTATACTCACTATGCGGCAAATTTGGCCATAACCAGACTTTTCTCTGGTTATattctcaacttttttcttcCTAGTTGTTATATCCTCATTTTTAATGGGAAAGACCCACCtcctactcttttttttttttttttttaatctttttcctTTAGcacgaattaaaaaaaaaaaaaaaaaacttggtattTACTCTTTAGTATATAATATCCCATACTTACTAGTGACCAACGTATTTCCGATTCAAGAACATTGCATGGGACCTGAAGGTCATTAAACCTGCCACGTCAGCGTATACGAAAGCACAATTATATGCCCGGTTCATGCGGCCAGGCCAGGCCGGGCCGGGCCGGATGCTTATCATTTTGTTAGAGGGCACTTTGGCCCATAGTGGAGAAAGACATGGGCTACTGGGTCAGGACTCAGGACCCATTCTAGAAGGCCCAAAATGGATTGTATGGTTTCCAACCATGCCCTAGGTTACTCAGTCCGGAAATTCCCCTTTTGCCCCTTCAAAGATTCATGTCTGACCCTGACCTTGTATAAAAACATCTAATATTTCCGCATTATATAATGATTACTCACTctaatggatatatatatatatatatatatagtcagcAAAAGAAAACAGTTTGTTTTCATAAGCCAGTTGCATGCCCCGACGTCTTTATCCTTTATGAGATGTCGAACAAGAATCAagaaagataatatttaattggaTCTCATGGGAATAAAGTCATAAATTATAGTTTAAAGATAAGACCACACATAAGTGATCATTTAGTATTTACGAAAGACTA
It contains:
- the LOC132188374 gene encoding uncharacterized protein At5g08430-like isoform X2, producing the protein MVGSLLSAITDCHSCLICHKSPKFHCLCCPNSVCQHCIGAAEFAPASGKNGFCCECLKLVLLAEENIEYDSDGGKIDFKDRDTYEGLFKEYWEIIKEKEGLTLDDVYTAKAKMKKGENSWSCSGSMVLGGDEKDDELIISDCDLDDMEEYKPLRKQRWSKAQNFIGWGSKPLIAFLKSLGKDITKRLSQYEVDCMIAEYIRENNLGDPENKKRVVCDEKLHSLFRKKSVFKNRIYKLLDTHFAENLVQLEEEFEDKDKSSLIDKNENLEVLCKKQRTLSTDKKSPEVEVESIVQPTGYASIVAENINLVYLRRSLVEELLKHHESFEGKVVGSFVKVKTDTRDYLQKTSHQLLQIAGIKETSSSGKIHSEILLQASSVPADICISMLSDSDITEEECEDLRQKVNSGLLKKPTVVELEDKARILHADITKHRIERELVALQNHIDRANEKGRRRELSQFLDLRELLKTPSEQERLLNQAPKVVAEVVELKAASRDLDADMERSPCSPQSILVWNPKTPTT
- the LOC132188374 gene encoding uncharacterized protein At5g08430-like isoform X1, with protein sequence MKGSKTRKYKRMPRINKDTEAEDWCFVCKDGGELIICDYGDCLKVYHPGCVGNDVSFFETRESWTCNCHSCLICHKSPKFHCLCCPNSVCQHCIGAAEFAPASGKNGFCCECLKLVLLAEENIEYDSDGGKIDFKDRDTYEGLFKEYWEIIKEKEGLTLDDVYTAKAKMKKGENSWSCSGSMVLGGDEKDDELIISDCDLDDMEEYKPLRKQRWSKAQNFIGWGSKPLIAFLKSLGKDITKRLSQYEVDCMIAEYIRENNLGDPENKKRVVCDEKLHSLFRKKSVFKNRIYKLLDTHFAENLVQLEEEFEDKDKSSLIDKNENLEVLCKKQRTLSTDKKSPEVEVESIVQPTGYASIVAENINLVYLRRSLVEELLKHHESFEGKVVGSFVKVKTDTRDYLQKTSHQLLQIAGIKETSSSGKIHSEILLQASSVPADICISMLSDSDITEEECEDLRQKVNSGLLKKPTVVELEDKARILHADITKHRIERELVALQNHIDRANEKGRRRELSQFLDLRELLKTPSEQERLLNQAPKVVAEVVELKAASRDLDADMERSPCSPQSILVWNPKTPTT